A genome region from Alicyclobacillus acidocaldarius subsp. acidocaldarius DSM 446 includes the following:
- the cas2 gene encoding CRISPR-associated endonuclease Cas2, with the protein MFYVVTYDVATDTKEGQRRLRRIAQACEGYGQRVQKSVFECVLDQTRYVELVHRLGDVIRRDEDSVRIYRTQDFTRNNLVVLGKDLGLHLDSPWTV; encoded by the coding sequence ATGTTTTATGTCGTGACCTACGACGTGGCCACGGATACGAAGGAAGGGCAGAGGCGTCTTCGACGCATCGCGCAGGCATGTGAGGGATATGGCCAGCGCGTACAAAAGTCGGTGTTCGAGTGCGTCCTGGACCAAACGCGCTACGTGGAACTGGTGCACCGGCTTGGGGACGTGATCCGGCGCGACGAGGACAGCGTGCGCATCTATCGGACACAGGACTTCACGCGAAACAACCTAGTGGTGCTCGGGAAGGATCTCGGACTCCATCTGGATTCGCCGTGGACCGTGTGA
- the cas8g1 gene encoding type I-G CRISPR-associated protein Cas8g1/Csx17 produces the protein MNHEIRLNGCRPVPMAGYLKAMAVLRLLAEQRDPDVRGYWHQDVFCIQTELSPDQLVDFFLRTYRPTPIMAPWNGGGGFIRGKNREPVDWLRNTSGERFRPYRDALQAVDRVFAGTPLTDKPKDEDKVALLARLRAELPDEAVEWLDAVAAITADRLGFAPIYGTGGNDGNFEFTNNFMQRLREMFQPDGTPTDVAERLLRAALFEEPVNGLLNVSIGQFQPGQNGGPNAGPGFEASRRVNPWDFIFSLEGGILFSAAAARKFGRQHTDFTYPFTVRAASGGQGAMSVSDEGQKARAETWLPLWRRPASLPELEQFLQEGRAQVRSRLMSVGWRPARTGVDFARACAELGIDRGVDSFQRYAFLERYGRMYYAVPLSRFHVRRRPEADVLDDLDRWLTQVQSLPSMEEPPLSALSALRRVEDAVFDLCQHGGAHRVRELIVAVAQLDRVVSRRADLRERVEPLALASQAWIEQAWPQDAREQAEFSLGLAIGTMRDVGEISHREYFAPVVLHERRTWQWVSDEEMPSARVRLAFDSPDLVRCLLTLAERRLLDEERLRQRKDESEGAQDRKHQEGKSEDKSKLKSKIGFHSRREPFAARLEHLVPFWFGETRDARILDYAWAFSAYRGDAPSVLHQDGARDVRGEATPAWIPYLYALLRLTFTSERELRRALESVSRRDLGQPPVVEDFSLPVPREVLALLGADRPANAVRAREVLERRFLASGLAPRHRGTDTIGFSPRRMLASAIVPIQSRSLEILASRLWPKQDEDVDSAAEAAVFQS, from the coding sequence GTGAACCATGAAATACGTCTGAACGGCTGTCGCCCGGTGCCTATGGCCGGGTATCTCAAGGCGATGGCCGTCTTGCGCCTACTCGCTGAGCAGCGCGATCCGGATGTCCGCGGCTATTGGCACCAAGACGTCTTCTGCATCCAAACCGAACTCTCGCCAGATCAACTCGTCGATTTCTTCCTGCGCACCTACCGGCCCACGCCCATCATGGCGCCGTGGAACGGGGGCGGGGGCTTCATCCGCGGAAAGAACAGGGAGCCGGTGGACTGGCTCCGCAACACGAGCGGGGAACGGTTTCGACCCTATCGAGACGCTTTGCAAGCCGTGGATCGCGTGTTCGCGGGCACGCCCCTGACCGACAAACCCAAGGATGAGGATAAAGTTGCGCTCCTCGCGCGTCTGCGGGCCGAACTGCCAGACGAAGCGGTGGAGTGGCTGGACGCCGTCGCTGCCATCACGGCCGATCGCTTGGGGTTTGCGCCCATCTACGGCACCGGCGGCAACGACGGCAACTTCGAGTTCACGAACAACTTCATGCAACGATTGCGGGAGATGTTCCAGCCGGATGGGACGCCGACCGATGTGGCCGAGCGGCTGCTCCGCGCCGCTCTGTTCGAGGAACCGGTGAACGGCCTTCTCAACGTGTCCATTGGCCAGTTCCAGCCAGGGCAAAACGGCGGGCCGAACGCGGGCCCGGGATTCGAAGCGAGTCGCCGCGTCAATCCGTGGGACTTCATCTTTTCGCTCGAAGGCGGCATCCTCTTCTCCGCAGCGGCTGCCCGCAAGTTTGGCCGCCAGCACACCGACTTCACGTATCCGTTCACGGTTCGGGCGGCTTCAGGGGGTCAAGGCGCCATGAGCGTGTCCGATGAGGGCCAAAAGGCGCGCGCGGAGACGTGGCTGCCGCTCTGGCGCCGCCCCGCGTCCCTCCCCGAGCTCGAGCAATTTCTCCAAGAGGGCCGGGCGCAGGTCCGTTCACGGCTCATGTCGGTCGGCTGGCGCCCTGCGCGCACCGGCGTCGACTTCGCGCGCGCGTGCGCGGAGCTCGGCATCGACCGCGGCGTCGACAGCTTCCAGCGCTATGCGTTTCTTGAGCGCTACGGGCGCATGTATTACGCCGTGCCCCTCAGCCGCTTTCACGTTCGGCGTCGCCCCGAAGCGGACGTCCTGGACGATCTCGACCGCTGGTTAACGCAAGTTCAAAGCCTCCCGTCGATGGAGGAGCCACCGCTGTCCGCGCTGTCCGCGCTTCGCCGCGTGGAGGACGCCGTGTTCGACTTGTGCCAGCACGGGGGCGCTCACCGCGTCCGCGAGCTCATCGTGGCGGTTGCGCAGCTAGACCGCGTGGTGTCGCGGCGGGCGGACTTGCGCGAGCGCGTCGAACCTTTGGCGCTGGCGTCACAAGCATGGATTGAGCAAGCTTGGCCCCAAGATGCCAGGGAGCAGGCAGAGTTTTCCCTCGGCCTCGCCATCGGCACGATGCGGGATGTGGGCGAGATCAGCCATCGCGAGTATTTTGCACCGGTGGTCCTGCATGAGCGCCGCACGTGGCAGTGGGTGAGCGACGAGGAGATGCCGTCCGCCCGCGTGCGACTTGCCTTCGACAGCCCGGACCTCGTCCGCTGCTTGCTCACGCTCGCCGAACGCCGCCTGCTGGACGAGGAACGCTTGCGTCAGCGCAAGGACGAGTCGGAGGGAGCCCAAGACAGGAAGCATCAGGAGGGCAAGTCTGAAGACAAGTCCAAACTCAAGTCCAAGATTGGCTTCCACAGTCGGCGGGAACCCTTCGCCGCCCGTTTGGAGCATCTCGTGCCGTTTTGGTTCGGCGAGACGCGGGACGCTCGCATCCTCGACTATGCATGGGCATTTTCAGCGTATCGGGGCGATGCGCCGAGCGTCTTGCATCAGGATGGCGCACGGGACGTACGTGGCGAAGCGACACCTGCATGGATCCCGTATCTGTACGCGCTCCTGCGCCTCACCTTCACCTCAGAGCGCGAACTTCGCCGCGCGCTAGAATCCGTCTCGCGCCGCGACTTGGGGCAGCCGCCGGTGGTGGAAGATTTCTCCCTCCCCGTGCCACGCGAAGTGTTAGCGCTCCTCGGTGCGGATCGCCCGGCCAACGCGGTGCGCGCCCGTGAAGTGTTGGAGCGCCGCTTCCTGGCGAGCGGACTTGCGCCGCGCCACCGCGGCACCGACACCATCGGATTCTCGCCGCGCCGCATGCTCGCGTCGGCAATTGTGCCCATCCAATCGAGGTCGCTCGAGATTCTCGCGTCTCGCCTGTGGCCCAAACAGGACGAGGACGTCGATTCTGCGGCGGAAGCAGCCGTGTTCCAGTCGTGA
- the csb2 gene encoding type I-G CRISPR-associated protein Csb2: protein MVGIEFRFLAGKFHATPWGRHANEADVEWPPSPWRILRALIGVYHRYSLFARYDESAVRRLIEGLAADRPMYTLPGAVHTHTKHFMPIAGGKTTLIHDAFLRVAPDRPLGVYWPKAHLDGEARALLSDIVALMPYLGRAESWVEARVVDELPGGWDAMPVEVAEASELLERAEGEIVDLLAPVTPSEWPRVRSQWPTGGRKSGLASVNHLLDALRLGTDVIEKERLNVPVGATHLTYVRRKMDLRPVPARRTDVLSFPANVARFRLVSKVPTRIIYALDVGEVMHTALVWMAARAGLVTPSITGRDPETRGPLRGDHRHVFILPVDEDLDGYLDHVLVYQREPFGPELLNVLQTLQRLKTPDWWPGRERRWQLYLEGMWLVPAGSVPRGEAGQGVPDAYVRPSRVFTSITPYLHPWHWKRGGAKFGPADQIREELRRRGFPEPVSVEARSHIRLGELPYDARKFRKVRYGVRQDIPARTGGLWRIEFAEPVYGPIALGANCHFGMGLFYGGELDSVGVVNEGQTSEEGG, encoded by the coding sequence GTGGTTGGGATTGAGTTTCGTTTTCTAGCGGGGAAGTTCCACGCCACGCCGTGGGGGCGCCACGCCAACGAGGCGGATGTCGAGTGGCCCCCCTCTCCATGGCGCATTCTGCGGGCGCTCATCGGTGTGTACCACCGCTACAGCCTGTTTGCGCGCTACGACGAGAGCGCCGTGCGGCGTTTGATTGAGGGGCTGGCGGCGGACCGGCCCATGTATACGCTGCCTGGCGCCGTGCATACGCACACGAAGCACTTCATGCCCATCGCGGGCGGGAAGACGACCCTCATCCACGACGCGTTTTTGCGCGTAGCCCCGGACCGGCCGCTTGGCGTGTACTGGCCAAAGGCGCACCTCGACGGCGAAGCGCGCGCGTTGCTGAGCGATATTGTCGCGCTCATGCCCTATCTGGGCCGCGCGGAAAGCTGGGTCGAGGCGCGTGTCGTCGACGAGTTGCCCGGCGGGTGGGACGCCATGCCCGTCGAGGTGGCTGAGGCCAGCGAACTGCTCGAGCGCGCGGAGGGCGAGATTGTGGATCTCTTAGCGCCCGTGACGCCGAGCGAGTGGCCTCGCGTGCGCAGCCAGTGGCCGACGGGAGGCCGCAAATCGGGCCTCGCCAGCGTGAACCATCTCCTCGATGCCTTGCGCCTGGGCACGGACGTCATCGAGAAGGAGCGACTCAATGTGCCGGTCGGTGCCACACATCTCACGTACGTCCGCCGCAAGATGGATCTCCGGCCGGTCCCTGCGCGTCGCACGGATGTGCTGTCGTTTCCAGCCAATGTGGCGCGCTTTCGCCTTGTGAGCAAGGTGCCAACGCGGATCATCTACGCGCTCGACGTGGGCGAGGTGATGCATACGGCGCTCGTCTGGATGGCCGCCAGAGCAGGTCTCGTGACGCCTTCCATCACCGGGCGGGATCCTGAGACGCGAGGCCCTCTGCGAGGCGATCACCGACATGTGTTCATTCTCCCGGTCGACGAGGACCTCGACGGATATCTCGATCACGTCCTCGTCTATCAGCGCGAGCCATTCGGCCCGGAGCTGTTGAATGTCCTCCAAACGTTGCAGCGGTTGAAGACGCCGGACTGGTGGCCGGGGCGAGAGCGCCGCTGGCAGCTGTACCTCGAGGGAATGTGGCTCGTTCCGGCGGGCTCCGTCCCGCGGGGAGAGGCGGGGCAAGGTGTGCCGGACGCCTATGTACGGCCGTCGCGCGTCTTCACCTCCATCACGCCGTATTTGCATCCCTGGCATTGGAAACGAGGTGGCGCAAAGTTTGGGCCGGCGGATCAGATTCGAGAGGAGCTCCGCCGGCGGGGCTTTCCGGAACCGGTGTCCGTTGAAGCGCGCTCCCACATCCGCCTGGGTGAATTGCCGTACGACGCGCGCAAGTTTCGCAAGGTGCGCTATGGCGTGCGCCAGGACATCCCGGCGCGGACGGGAGGTCTGTGGCGGATTGAATTTGCCGAGCCCGTGTACGGACCCATCGCGCTTGGCGCCAATTGTCATTTTGGCATGGGGCTGTTTTACGGCGGAGAACTGGACAGCGTGGGCGTCGTGAACGAGGGTCAGACGAGCGAAGAAGGCGGCTGA
- the cas7g gene encoding type I-G CRISPR-associated RAMP protein Csb1/Cas7g encodes MTISLEYLNTAPRLLLRAELTPIAGTRFQPTGFPDLGAAEYDHPSEPYRMLLVESPQSMANRMEKVCWDDAANDWRAPLKGLPRVDVYDQHGEFLTNSVLEAHRLNSPYILEGKDTTVAQLLKRELGIQGESLPVDVPKLARTVFKYDPNSVLHGLFLAKKELAGGRLRLTRMLSGFIEAEDARVAPSGGVKNDRVDPTGPTNQGFGNVPFHRDEYVARRIHAYFVLDLALLRSYGLGATAETFVILFALYKIRHFLDEGLRLRTACDFDVKQVEVLRPTGFQLPTADEIDRELPGLIERLRAEGLLAAENLRVRYDVKS; translated from the coding sequence ATGACCATCTCGCTTGAATACCTCAACACCGCACCGCGCTTGCTTCTCCGGGCTGAGCTCACGCCCATCGCCGGCACGCGTTTTCAACCCACGGGTTTTCCCGATCTCGGCGCAGCCGAGTACGATCACCCCAGCGAGCCATATCGCATGCTCCTCGTCGAGTCGCCGCAAAGTATGGCCAATCGCATGGAGAAAGTGTGCTGGGATGACGCGGCCAACGACTGGCGCGCGCCCCTGAAAGGTCTGCCGCGCGTCGACGTGTACGATCAACATGGGGAGTTTCTCACGAATTCCGTCCTCGAGGCGCATCGACTGAACTCACCGTATATTCTTGAGGGCAAGGATACGACGGTGGCTCAACTTCTAAAGCGGGAACTCGGCATTCAGGGCGAGTCCCTGCCGGTGGATGTGCCCAAACTTGCGCGCACCGTCTTCAAGTACGATCCAAACTCCGTCCTCCACGGGCTGTTTCTCGCCAAGAAGGAACTTGCAGGAGGCCGGCTCCGCCTCACGCGCATGTTGTCCGGCTTTATTGAGGCTGAGGATGCCCGCGTGGCGCCAAGCGGCGGTGTCAAGAACGATCGGGTCGATCCCACGGGTCCCACCAATCAAGGTTTCGGCAACGTGCCGTTCCATCGCGACGAGTACGTGGCCCGTCGCATTCACGCCTACTTCGTGCTGGACCTTGCGCTGCTCCGCTCGTATGGGCTTGGTGCCACGGCGGAAACGTTCGTCATCCTCTTTGCCCTTTACAAGATTCGGCACTTCCTGGATGAAGGGCTCCGCCTGCGCACGGCTTGTGATTTCGACGTCAAGCAGGTGGAAGTGCTTCGGCCGACCGGGTTTCAACTACCGACCGCGGACGAGATCGACCGAGAACTTCCCGGACTCATCGAGCGTCTGCGCGCCGAGGGGCTATTGGCGGCGGAAAATCTGCGCGTGCGCTATGACGTCAAGTCGTGA
- a CDS encoding rhodanese-like domain-containing protein, with translation MSQVRGMLAQDLEERLKRGEKLQIIDVREPEEVAAGMIPGAKNIPLSQLQERFREIDPHQETVMVCRSGNRSERACQFLMAQGYSNLWNLMGGMLGWRGPVQ, from the coding sequence ATGAGCCAAGTGCGCGGAATGCTTGCTCAGGATCTGGAGGAGCGATTGAAGCGCGGGGAAAAGTTGCAGATTATCGACGTGCGCGAACCCGAAGAAGTGGCTGCGGGGATGATCCCTGGCGCGAAGAACATCCCGCTCAGCCAGTTGCAGGAGCGGTTTCGGGAGATTGATCCGCACCAGGAGACCGTCATGGTCTGCCGGAGCGGAAACCGCAGCGAGCGCGCATGCCAGTTCCTGATGGCCCAGGGGTACTCGAATCTGTGGAACCTGATGGGCGGCATGCTCGGCTGGCGCGGGCCGGTTCAGTGA
- a CDS encoding sulfite exporter TauE/SafE family protein, which produces MNWEMFVTLLAIGFAGSVLAGMVGVGGAIVKYPLLLYLPPLLGVGAFTAHQVAGISSVQVLCASFAAMWAYRKSGYLHPRLIADMGLAMLAGSFVGAYMAHFYTESVVNLVYAVLATAATLIMLRPSASDELRGGVDEIAYPRPLAAGLGALVGLFSGVVGSAGAFLLMPILLGVLRIPTRVAIASSIAVTFVASLGGFVGKWAAHEVMWGPALVLAWASAVGAPLGVRLGRRVHARWLRWLLAGLIAATCVRIWMTVLGW; this is translated from the coding sequence GTGAATTGGGAGATGTTCGTCACGCTTCTCGCGATTGGCTTCGCGGGATCGGTGCTGGCCGGCATGGTGGGCGTCGGAGGCGCCATCGTCAAGTATCCCCTGCTCCTGTATCTGCCCCCGCTCCTCGGCGTGGGCGCATTCACCGCGCATCAGGTGGCTGGTATCAGTTCGGTGCAGGTGCTGTGCGCGTCGTTCGCGGCCATGTGGGCGTACCGAAAATCGGGATATCTCCACCCCCGTCTTATCGCCGACATGGGCCTCGCCATGCTCGCCGGAAGCTTCGTGGGCGCCTACATGGCGCACTTCTACACGGAGAGCGTCGTGAACCTCGTCTACGCCGTGCTGGCGACGGCGGCGACGCTCATCATGCTGCGACCGTCCGCATCGGACGAACTGCGCGGCGGCGTGGACGAGATCGCCTATCCGCGCCCACTCGCGGCAGGGCTCGGGGCGCTTGTTGGCCTGTTTTCCGGCGTCGTGGGTTCCGCGGGCGCGTTTCTGCTGATGCCGATCCTCCTCGGCGTTCTGCGGATCCCGACGCGCGTCGCCATTGCATCGTCGATTGCTGTCACGTTCGTCGCCTCGCTGGGCGGCTTCGTGGGAAAGTGGGCAGCTCACGAGGTGATGTGGGGCCCGGCGCTTGTGCTGGCCTGGGCAAGCGCCGTCGGTGCGCCGCTCGGGGTCCGGTTGGGGCGGCGGGTCCATGCGCGGTGGCTGCGCTGGCTGCTGGCGGGTCTCATCGCCGCGACGTGTGTGCGCATCTGGATGACGGTGCTAGGGTGGTGA
- a CDS encoding DsrE/DsrF/DrsH-like family protein, which translates to MSKKVAIIASNGGLETAYKVLNIAMAGVATDAEVAIFFTFEGLNIIHKNSAQLLKFKPENEPFAENFKKHNVPSIQEMLQMAKESGVRLIACQMTVDVMGLKPEDFIDGVEFAGAVNFLDFAYDADVTVTF; encoded by the coding sequence ATGTCGAAGAAAGTCGCCATCATCGCATCGAACGGCGGCCTCGAAACGGCCTACAAAGTGCTGAACATCGCCATGGCGGGTGTTGCCACGGACGCCGAGGTTGCCATCTTCTTCACCTTCGAAGGTCTGAACATCATCCACAAAAACTCGGCGCAACTGCTGAAATTTAAGCCGGAGAACGAACCGTTTGCAGAGAACTTCAAGAAGCACAACGTGCCATCCATCCAGGAGATGCTTCAGATGGCCAAGGAGAGCGGCGTCCGGCTCATCGCCTGCCAGATGACCGTCGACGTGATGGGCCTCAAGCCCGAGGATTTCATCGACGGCGTCGAGTTCGCGGGGGCGGTCAACTTCCTCGATTTCGCGTACGACGCGGACGTCACCGTGACCTTCTAA
- the cas1c gene encoding type I-C CRISPR-associated endonuclease Cas1c, protein MPPVILKTLFVQREGAIVRVHQDTVVVTLENETLLRVPMHMVDSIVGIGRVSFTSPLLERCAAEGRSVVRMTRGGRFLYRIEGRMSGNVLLRTAQHEAARSPERSLTIMRAIVAGKVHNQRQLVLKAARDLTAPADRSFVREVAGDLGRELRKLPSASHPDEIRGVEGASARRYFMALRHLIAPAIRDALSFDGRNRRPPRDPVNAVLSFLYALITRDAESALLGVGLDPQIGFLHTLRPGRPSLALDLVEEMRPILADRVMLSLFNRRQLQPSDFEVLPGGAVELTDSGRRTLFAEWDRRKQVEIEHPLLKQPVAYGRLLDVQARLLARAIRSPALGYTPFLYRG, encoded by the coding sequence GTGCCGCCCGTAATCCTGAAAACGCTTTTCGTCCAGCGCGAAGGTGCCATCGTCCGCGTGCATCAGGACACGGTAGTCGTCACGTTGGAGAATGAAACGCTTCTACGCGTGCCCATGCACATGGTGGATTCCATCGTCGGCATCGGCCGCGTGTCGTTCACGAGTCCGCTCCTGGAGCGTTGCGCCGCCGAGGGGCGGTCCGTCGTTCGCATGACGCGGGGAGGACGTTTCTTGTATCGCATTGAGGGTCGGATGTCGGGCAATGTGCTCCTGCGCACCGCGCAGCATGAGGCGGCCCGCTCTCCCGAACGATCGTTAACGATCATGCGCGCGATTGTCGCGGGTAAAGTCCACAACCAGCGTCAACTCGTGCTAAAGGCCGCGCGCGATCTCACTGCTCCTGCAGACCGTTCTTTCGTCCGCGAGGTGGCGGGCGATCTCGGACGTGAGCTTCGCAAGCTCCCGTCGGCCTCACATCCCGACGAAATCCGCGGTGTCGAGGGTGCGAGCGCACGCCGGTACTTCATGGCATTGCGACATCTGATTGCTCCGGCCATTCGCGACGCACTGTCGTTTGACGGCCGCAATCGACGGCCTCCGCGTGATCCCGTCAATGCTGTGTTGTCCTTCCTCTACGCGCTCATCACGCGAGACGCAGAGAGCGCGCTGCTTGGCGTGGGACTCGATCCGCAGATTGGCTTTCTCCACACGCTGCGCCCGGGCCGCCCGTCGCTCGCGCTCGATCTGGTTGAGGAAATGCGCCCAATTTTGGCCGATCGCGTGATGCTGTCGCTCTTCAATCGCCGCCAACTGCAGCCTTCCGATTTCGAGGTTCTGCCAGGAGGGGCGGTGGAACTCACCGATTCGGGAAGGAGGACCCTTTTCGCCGAGTGGGACAGGCGCAAGCAGGTCGAGATCGAGCATCCCCTACTGAAACAGCCGGTCGCGTACGGACGGCTGCTTGACGTGCAGGCGAGGCTACTCGCTCGCGCCATCCGCTCACCAGCACTCGGCTACACGCCGTTTCTCTACCGAGGCTGA
- the cas3g gene encoding type I-G CRISPR-associated helicase/endonuclease Cas3g produces the protein MQFSEFFMKATGASPYPWQSRLATAPAWPDLLRIPTGAGKTGAILAWAWRRKYGGDMLRSQTGMRLVYVLPQRALVSQTADTARTWLSRLRLEGEIGLSVLMGGSVDHAWDLEPDKPWILIGTQDQILSRALNRGYGGVSRFRWPLQFAMLHNDVQWIVDEVQLFGDGLATTAQLQAFREQFGTFGPAHTLWMSATASPEWLQTVDVRNAGRELQVWELNEADRQALSRRLMAPKPIHRCPVKLSGPLIKDASAYAKELAGWFAAEGPRDGLALIVLNRVNRAQAVFQALRQVMPDEDIRLVHGQFRGRDRAWLAEEARTLSDRRAILVATQVVEAGMDLDASLMVTELAPWTSLVQRFGRLNRTGTRASARAYWIDVDVADEQACLPYSPDSLEQARVQLVQLRDVGPVHLPRDVEPLTFGRVLRRRDLLQLFDTTPDLSGNDIDVSPFIREVEDRTVSVYWGTWEGSTPPEGLREVSEEDVCRVPLSRLQDYLKRKRKVRGAEQIRVAYTWNSIFGRFDPVFEQRVFPGWLYLLRAEHGGYDPHLGFDPDSWAEVSHPVQLKPTSEEDAEDAEEDNGPAPSRPVTLAAHTVDVVREAQALHHLAGGEDMADALREAAFWHDAGKRHPLFQAKLRLAMLGEAGYRERYGHTDRGNLYPPHDAELLAKSGTQVGRMPDYRVLLSTHASSNPAEAQETPPATQDGDATAQAGAPVAVATRNDPARKARNIRGFRHELASALAYLDAVAPEAVNDLRTRLVAYLIAAHHGKIRGQIRASTTEQAPADGRPFARGVWEGDELEAYPIPGLGDWPQVRLSLSVMHMGRDQRGRESWTEGVQRLLQAYGPFRLAWYEALLRVADGRASRREEVESREP, from the coding sequence ATGCAGTTCTCTGAATTTTTTATGAAAGCCACGGGCGCGTCCCCTTATCCGTGGCAGAGCCGGTTGGCCACCGCCCCTGCGTGGCCGGACTTGCTCCGCATTCCGACCGGTGCGGGCAAGACCGGCGCCATCCTCGCGTGGGCGTGGCGCAGGAAGTACGGCGGAGATATGCTGCGCTCGCAAACGGGGATGCGGCTCGTGTACGTCCTGCCGCAGCGGGCGCTCGTCTCCCAGACCGCCGATACGGCCCGCACCTGGCTGTCTAGGCTACGCCTGGAGGGGGAAATCGGTCTTTCGGTGCTGATGGGCGGATCGGTCGATCACGCCTGGGATCTCGAGCCTGACAAACCGTGGATCCTCATCGGTACGCAGGATCAGATCCTTTCTCGCGCGCTGAACCGCGGCTACGGTGGCGTGAGCCGCTTCCGCTGGCCGCTTCAGTTTGCAATGCTGCACAACGACGTCCAGTGGATTGTGGACGAGGTCCAGCTGTTTGGTGATGGCCTCGCGACGACAGCGCAGCTGCAGGCCTTCCGAGAGCAGTTTGGCACGTTCGGCCCTGCGCACACGCTCTGGATGTCCGCCACCGCCTCGCCGGAATGGCTGCAGACGGTGGACGTGCGCAATGCCGGGCGAGAGCTTCAGGTCTGGGAACTCAATGAGGCGGATCGACAAGCGCTGAGTCGGCGCCTCATGGCGCCTAAGCCTATCCATCGCTGTCCGGTGAAGCTCAGCGGACCGCTCATCAAAGATGCGTCGGCGTACGCGAAAGAACTTGCCGGTTGGTTTGCCGCCGAGGGTCCGCGGGATGGACTCGCACTCATCGTTCTGAATCGCGTCAACCGCGCACAGGCTGTGTTTCAGGCGCTGCGCCAAGTCATGCCGGACGAGGACATTCGCCTCGTCCACGGCCAGTTTCGCGGACGGGATCGCGCTTGGCTCGCTGAAGAAGCGCGCACGCTCAGCGACAGGCGTGCCATCCTCGTGGCCACGCAGGTGGTGGAGGCCGGCATGGACCTCGACGCATCCCTCATGGTCACGGAGCTCGCGCCTTGGACGAGCCTGGTGCAGCGCTTCGGACGGCTGAATCGCACGGGGACGCGCGCGTCGGCCAGAGCGTACTGGATTGATGTGGACGTCGCGGACGAGCAGGCTTGTCTGCCGTATTCACCAGATTCCCTCGAGCAAGCCCGCGTCCAACTCGTCCAGCTTAGGGACGTGGGGCCAGTGCATCTCCCGCGCGACGTCGAACCGCTCACGTTCGGTCGCGTCCTCCGGCGGCGAGATCTCCTGCAGCTCTTCGACACGACGCCGGACCTCAGCGGAAACGACATCGACGTCTCTCCGTTCATCCGCGAGGTGGAAGACCGTACCGTGTCCGTGTACTGGGGGACATGGGAAGGCTCGACCCCGCCCGAGGGGCTGCGGGAAGTGTCGGAGGAGGACGTGTGCCGCGTGCCGCTCTCCAGGCTGCAGGACTATCTCAAGCGGAAGCGGAAGGTGCGCGGCGCCGAGCAGATCCGCGTGGCCTACACATGGAATTCCATCTTTGGGCGTTTTGATCCTGTGTTTGAACAGCGGGTCTTTCCCGGCTGGCTGTACCTCCTGCGTGCAGAACACGGAGGGTATGATCCGCACTTGGGCTTTGATCCCGACAGCTGGGCCGAGGTATCCCATCCCGTCCAGCTGAAGCCCACGTCCGAAGAGGACGCGGAAGACGCCGAGGAAGACAACGGTCCAGCACCTTCGCGCCCTGTGACGCTGGCGGCGCACACGGTGGATGTCGTGCGCGAAGCGCAGGCACTTCACCATCTCGCGGGCGGTGAAGATATGGCTGACGCCCTGCGCGAGGCAGCGTTTTGGCACGATGCCGGCAAACGCCATCCTCTCTTTCAAGCGAAGCTGCGGCTTGCCATGCTCGGCGAAGCGGGGTACCGGGAGCGATACGGTCACACGGACAGAGGCAACTTGTATCCCCCTCACGACGCCGAGCTTCTCGCCAAGAGTGGCACGCAGGTTGGACGGATGCCCGACTACCGCGTGCTGTTGTCGACCCATGCTTCGTCCAATCCAGCGGAAGCTCAAGAGACGCCACCCGCGACGCAGGATGGCGATGCCACCGCTCAAGCAGGCGCTCCGGTCGCCGTGGCAACGCGGAACGATCCGGCCCGCAAGGCGCGCAACATTCGCGGCTTCCGCCATGAGTTGGCGTCTGCCTTGGCATACCTCGATGCCGTGGCGCCCGAAGCGGTTAACGACCTTCGCACCCGCCTTGTGGCCTATCTCATCGCGGCGCACCATGGAAAAATTCGCGGCCAAATCCGGGCGAGCACAACGGAGCAGGCTCCGGCAGATGGCAGGCCCTTCGCGCGCGGCGTCTGGGAAGGGGATGAGCTCGAGGCGTATCCCATCCCAGGGCTCGGCGATTGGCCCCAGGTGCGCCTGAGCCTTTCCGTGATGCACATGGGCAGGGATCAGCGCGGCAGGGAGAGTTGGACCGAAGGCGTGCAGCGCTTGCTTCAGGCGTACGGTCCCTTTCGACTCGCTTGGTACGAGGCGCTTCTGCGCGTGGCGGATGGCCGCGCGTCGCGCAGGGAGGAGGTGGAATCGCGTGAACCATGA